The following is a genomic window from Sorex araneus isolate mSorAra2 chromosome 10, mSorAra2.pri, whole genome shotgun sequence.
GACCGATCACACCTGAGGTCGCAGGGCAGCGGGAAGGGCCAGCGGCAGGCCACTGCCTCAACACCAGGGAAGACAGCTCGGGTTAGACGCGCCACCAGCCTGGGCCAGATTAAGGCAGAGCAGATTCACGGCTGCTCAACCGACCCGTCCCTCACTCACTGGCCCGTGCTCGGTCAGGGCTGACTGTGCACTCGGGGCTCGGCCCTGGCAGATGCCGGGGTTAgtccgggtgggctgtgtgcgggGCAGAGCCTGAACCTTGTGCTGCCTCTGGCCCCTCGGAGACTGAGAAAAGTCCCTCCTGCGAGTTTTGGTTCCGTCTAGTTCTCAGAGCCCCTTTCTGCTCGCGTTTCTTCAGACCCAGCAGGCTGCTGCCTGACAGATGGCGAGTTGGCTGACAAGCCGCAGAGAAACCCATGTGCTGCAGTTCCCCCCAGAAGCGGTCCCTCGAACCCTGGGCAAACAGCagctcctccagcccccaggacagagCCCGCCCAGGGGGTCACTCGGGGCTGGCGAGGTGGGGGCGGGCACCTCCTGAGAGCGGGGCAGGCGTGTCCGACTCAGCCAACACGTCCCCCGTGACCCTCCGACCTTTCCAGCTGCTGGAGCCGCGCCACGTGGACGTTCCGGCCCGTCGCCCGCATGCCTGCACGGGTCAGGGTGTTTATTCTGGGCGAGGGGCCGCGGCGTTATCCAGGCTGGAAGGGGCTTATCAGGCGCTGCCCCCCGGAGGTGCAGCTGACAGGAAGCGCCAGGGCGGGCCCGAGCGGCATGTTTCCCGCCTTACTCAGCACCCAGAAATAGGAACCGCAGGTCGGAGAGGCCCTCCAGCCGCAGGACACAGGGGCGACCAGAGCGAGGTGCCCACGTGGTCACGCACAGCACGTGGGGGGACTCGGGGGTCCTCGAGGCTGCCTTCACGCCTCCCACCAGCTCCTTCCTGAACCAGAAACGTCAGGACCTTGTTTTGTGcttgtggccacatctggtgtgctcagggccggggcaggggccccaccaggctgctggggctgggtgtggGCTCAGAGACGGGTCCTGCAGCCGGTGGGAAGGCTCTGcggcccctgggcccccgccTCTGCTCCCGGAAGGGACCTTCCAGGGCCTGGAGCAGGGTGTGGGCGGACAGGCCCCTGCGTGCCGAGGGGGCCCCGACACTCCTGACCCCCTGCTGGTTTCCAGGccgagggtggggggaaggcaggggggCCCTACTGTTTCTCAGCACCCCGTTTCTTAGTCCCGGGCTGGGTGCCAGCACCCGAGGGTCCCGGGGAGCAGAGGAAGCCGCCGCCCCACGCCCGCACAGCTGCGAGAACGCCTCAGCCCTCGGCGCTTATGAAGCATCTGTGCCCACCGCGATGCCGCGGGGAGACCAGGTCCCCGCCGTGGCCGTGCCCACGAGCGTGTGCCGGAAGCAGAGCCGATCCATTATCCGCGGCGCCCACGCGCGGCTGCCGGCGTGCCAAACAGCGAGCGCTTAAATAATTCACAGACCCCCAGGCTCCAGCTGGCGACGCTGCTGTCCCTGTTTCTGGAAAGCCGCTCCCCGCGGAACCGTGTGGTCCTGGCCGGCAGCCTGAGCCCCACACCTGCAGGCTCCCGCCGGGTCTGCCGCGACCCACCCCCGACACCATGCGGCCCTGGGaaatcccacccctctcccttgGCGGGCCGGCCGAGTTATTTTCCGGAGGTAAATGACCGGATTGAGGTTGCGCGCTCGGAAGCTCTGATCTGCCTTCAGACCCGTGTTCCCACCAAGAGGAGAAACGCTAATTTGCTACCGGGGAGAACGATCTGATTCTTTAGACCCGAGTCCTCACCCACGCGCCCCCGTCTGCGTGTTCAGCCCGAGGAAGGAGCAGAGGCAGAGCgggggaaggcagggggaggggggcctggcaGCACGGGCTGGCCTCAGCCCTCCAGACGAGAGGGGGCGTGTCTGAGGAGATGGAGGGCGTCAGGGAGAGTCCCCGAGAGGCCacggagggcacctgccttgaaacctccccccactccccccacagtgctcaccgGGGGCCCCGGCTGCTCTGCCATTTGAAACCCCCAACACTGCACCCGCATGGATATTCTAGAACACAAGCTCAGAGGCCTTGTCTGGGTCTGACCACAGCCGGATGTCGCCACTGTGACCCAGAGGGTCGGGACTAAGATGCTGTGTGCAGGACGGCTGGTTCTACGGCCACTGGCCCCAACACAGCCCGGCTCTCACTGTGCTGAgtccacatgctcacacacacacgcacacacatgcacatgcacacatgcacacacgcatgtgcacacgctctcacgcacacgtgcacacacacatatgcacacacacgcacacacaccatgTGAGAGCGGCTGAGTGGGCGTCACGGGGTCGTCCTGCGGCCTGAGGGAAGGGCCAAGAGCTGGACAGGGAGCCAGTGCTGGCCCAGGGCTGCAGCCCGCCACGGCCCTTGTGCCCCATGACCTGCCGTGACCCCATGGCCCCTTGTGAGCCCCGAGGCCTCCCAGGCCCTGTGCATCTCCCCTGAGCGCCCACATCCCCCGTGTCCCCATGTCTGTGCGTCCCCCTGTCTATGTCCCCACGTCTCTGCGTCCCCGTGTCCCCCGTGACCCCGTGTCCCCCATGACCCCGTGTCCCATGTCCCCGTGACCCCGTGTCTCCCAGGGCATCCCTGAGGGGTCCCTCCACTGGAGTGCAGCTGACCTGTGCCCAGCTCAGGACGGTGCCCCTGGACGCGGGCCTGTGGGACTCACCAGGCACACACGGCTCTCGGGCCTATCATGGGCAGGGTCTCGGCACCCCCGCgggacagagctcaggggccgCGGCGGTGTCCCCCCTCCCAAGTCTCCGAGGGCCCCGGGCGTGCCAGCAGGCGGGCTCACCTCAGGCAGCCCGTGACGTTGTAGAAAATGTCCAGGTCCAGCAGCCCGTTGGCCTTGGGGTAGTCGCCCTCGGGCCAGCCCGAGAAGGGCACCACCACGCTCTCGGTCAGGGTGGCCAGAGCCTCGGACACCAGCAGGTGCTTCAGCCGGTCACTGGACGACAGGTTCCACAGCAgacctgcggggggtggggggctcaggcaggaccagccagggaggggcaggcCGCACGGCCAGCAACTcagatgcatgcacacacatgcacacacatctatacacacacacatttacacacacacgcacatatctAAGCACATGtttacacatgcatgcacatacacacatatacacctacacatgcacacacatccacacacatctatacacacatacacacatctacaCGCACACATCTACACGCACACATCTACACGCACACATCTACACACatctacatacatgcacacacatggagagagggagggggaggggagtcacAGGGTGGGGGAGTagacgggatgggggtggggtggggcggggagggcagctcCAGTGCAGGACAGCAGTTCACAGGGCAGGGGCCGCCCCCGGTTAGCCCCAGAGCTGACAGGGGCCGTCCCATCTCTGTCTCCCTGGGCTGTGTGAGGGGACACAGGGCAGGGCCCGGCTGGAGGTTCTCCTGAGGGGCCCATGTGAACGTGCAGGTTGGTGGCTGCTGAGCGCTCCCTGCCAGCACAGCGGGGTGAGGagagcaggcaggggtgaggaggagagcaggagggggtgaggaggagagcaggcaggggtgaggagagcagggaggggtgaggagagcaggcaggggcgaggagagcaggcaggggtgaggaggagagcaggcagaggtgaggaggagagcaggggggtgaggagagcaggcaggggtgagcagagcaggcaggggtgaggagagcaggcaggggtgaggaggagagcaggggggtgaggagagcaggcaggggtgaggggggggggagCGGCACCTGTGATCTGCTTCTTAGTCTCCAGGTCTCCCGTCAGCTGGAGCACGTGCAGCAGCCGGGGGACCCCGTTGAGCTCGGCCACCTCCAGCTTGTTGTCGTTGTCTTCGAACACCAGGTTGCGCAGGGCCCCGCACACGGCCCGCTGCACGTCCTCGCTCGGCACCTTGAGCAGCTGCAGGAGCCGCGGGATGCCGCGGAGCTGGTGCACCtgcgggccggggcaggggtcAGGCGGCTCCTGGGGagacgggcgggggtgggggggctgcgtGCTCACACGCTGGGCCCCCAGAAGGCCTGGGAGAGGCTGCAGGGATGGGGGCACCCGCTGAGGGCTGGCGAGGCTGCAGGgaagaggcggggaggggaggggaggggaggagggggggcgggaGACGGGCGGGAAGCGGGACAAGGCGAAGGTGTGGGCGGGCGGCAGGAGGGGCCCGGGAGGCTGGGACCCCCGACAGGGCCCCAGGTCTCAGAAGCAGCATCTCCCCCGGACGATGTTCATTCCGCCCGGCCTGGGCCGACAGACACGGGTCTGAGCGACAGGGCGGCAGGACGGGGCAGGACGGCGGGAGGACGCCGCGCACACAGCCCGGTCcggtcccctgccaggagtggccccgagcactgctgggcgggCCTCGCACCCACACTGGCTCTGCAAACAGACGCCTGCGGCGGCTGGACACAGCCTGGGGGCTTGGCCCGGGGCGTCCACGCCCTGCGGAGACGCGGCAGCGGGCGCTGGGCACCTCCCTCCTGCTGCTGCGTGCACGCGCGGCGGTGCCTGAGGGAGCGGCGGAGCACGTCTCACCACACAGGGACACGGAAGCAGCCGCTCGCACACGGCTGGGCAGGACCATCACGCCAGCACACGGCCCCGCAGCGCGGCCACGGTCAGGACAGGGGCCGGGGGGGAAGCGTGACTCTCGGCTTTACCGGGAGGCCGGGCCGCTGCGGGCAGGGTCGGGGGCACTGACCCCGGCAGCCCCTCTCGGCATGAAGGCGTCCCCCGCCTCTCCCAGGAGAGAGGGCCAACTGTGTGAGGCGGCCGACTCCAAAGTCCACCAACGGCAAACGGAAACACCCGCAGGGTGTCCTCGTGCAGCCCGCACACGCCacacaacacacagcacacaacatgtgcacaccacacatgcacacgccaccatacacatataccacacacatgtccacacacaccacacaacacaacacacgcAATATGCACACGCCACACATGCACAGGCCACCTTACACTTATaccacacacatgttcacacatacCACACCTCCACACACCATACATGTACAACATGCACATGCCACACATGCACAtgccaccatacacacacaccacacacatgtccACATACAGCACCACACACCATACATGCACATACCACACAACACACCATgcaatatgcacacacatgcacatgccacACATATACATTCATCACACATGTCCACACCTGCAACACCACACACATATGACACCAttcatgcacacaccacacacctgcacacatcatacacaatacacatatgcacacagcaCATACATGCACAACCACTGGCcacaacatgcacacaccaaGCACACCACAcccacatgtatacacacacaatgtGGATCAATATAAGATCTAAGCAGAGTGAGAGTCCAGACCAAAGAGCACGCAGACAGACGGCGTGTTCATCTGCAGTGACAGGGACTTCAGGGCCGTCTGAGCAGCAGGGGCACGGGCTGGCACCGTTGGGCGCGGGCGGGCTGGAGGGAGCACGCGTAGGTGACAAAGGCCTGAGGCCAGGGGGGAGCCGGGCACACCTGCTCTTGGTGGTGACGGTGGTTCAGAGACACGTGGGACAGTATTGAGCTGTGCCATGGCAGACAAACAGGGACTGTGCAGGGTCAGCGCTCACCCAGCACGCGCTGGTCCTGCTGAGACCACGGCAccccccaagccaggagtgagccctgagcacagagccgggagtcagccctgagcacagagccaggagtcagccctgagcacagagccgggagtcagccctgcgcaccTGGCGGCCCCCACCCTCAAAAGAACCAAGCAAATGCTGAGCACTTTGAAAGACCAAGGCTGACGCCCAGCCAGGACTCCCACGACGAGTCCAGCGCTGGCGCGTGCTGCCACTGGTGGCTCTGTCCCGGACGGAACGGCTACCCCCCCCTCAGCCTCTGGGGGGCGCCCTGGGCCTCTGGGCCGGCTGGCGGCGGGAGCAGCTTCCTGGAGCCCTTGTGAGCTGAGCCCCGTCGCCTACCCCGGACCCTGTGGCCCTGCGGGGTGCCCGGGGCACCCGACACGCCTGCTCGGGGCCCGATTGGGGACCTCCATGCCCGTGGCAGCCAGGAAGGCCCACCCAGGAGCCCACCCAGGGGCCCACCCAGGAGCCCCcgctgtgggggagagggacagcAGGGGCCGTCCAGGGCAGACAAGCCCAGACTCTGCAGgagccggggcgggggcagcaggcgggtacggcggggctggggggaggggggcgtgtgcaggggtggggtgggcaagCCGCGGCCGCCCGTTTCCCGGAGACACGCAAACACTTGCAGCCCTGCAAAGGGAGCAGACGGCGGGAGCCGTGCACGGACTCGGCGGCGCTGAGCAGCTCCAGGAAACAGAAGTGGGAGAACAAGTACCGCGAGTGGATTTGTGGGGACGCAGGGCCCTCCCGCGGGGCTCGGGCAGCCAGCCCCGTCCTGACCCCCGGACTAGCCCTCTGGCCCCCGGAGGAAgcggtgagaggagagagagcctgCCGGTCCCGCTCCACCCACCGTCCTGCCCGGGCactcaggccacgcccccgcgcCTGCTGACCCCCACCAGGAAGCAGGTCGCGCTGCGGAGCCTGCAGGGGGACGGGCACTCACCTTCCTCCGCGCCTCCGCCTTCTGGAAACTCTCATGCTGGATGAAGGTGGCCGCGGCCGACAGGCGGCCGGGCGGGCAGTCGGCGTCCAGCATGCCCACGGCACGCTCCAGGGTCAGCTCCACGTCCCCCCCACTCCTGGAGAGACGGACGCGCTCAGCACCCCCTCCCGGCGGTCGGCCCGCGCTGTGACCTGGCCACGGccaaggggcgggggtggggtcctgcccctccctgctgccaCAGGGGCGGCAGGCCACGTCCTGACAGGGTGAAACCAAGGGTCTGGTTGTCCCCGGAGCCACTGTGCCACCGCGGGGCGAGAAGGGCAGGCCAGGCTGTGGCCCGGCACCTCAGTACCACAGGCACGAAAGCCGGCGACGTGTCACCTCAGCCACGGCTGTGAGCCGGGAGACGCAGAGGCCAGGGCGGCTGTGCAGGGCAGAGGCCGGGAGGGGCTCTGAGGACACAAGACACAGACAGACCCGCACTGACCTCCACCCTCGGAGGAGCTCCTGGAGTCTGCCAAGAACAGCCTGGCCCCAGTGTGTGCGGGAGAGTGGGTGTGAGGAGGGCGTGAGGGGCTGTAAGAGGGGTGTGCATGGGTGTGAGTGTTCATGGGTGCATGGCTGTGTGTGGTGAGcgtgagtgtgagtctgtgtgccTCGTGTGAGCAACCACAATGTGCGAGTCTGTGAGAGAGCGAGCATGATTCTGCATGTGTGTGGCAAGCATGAATCTGCATGTGTGAGCGAGGTATGAATCTGCATGTATGAACGAGCATGAGTCTGCATGTGTTTTTGTAAGTGTGCTTGAGTGAGCAAGTGTGAGTCTACGTGTGTGAGCAAGTGTGAGTCtacgtgtgtgtgagcatgagtttgtatgtgcttgtatgtgttcctgtgtgtgccagtgtgtgcacgtatgtgccaatgtgtgcccatgtgtgccagtgtgtgtgcacgtgtgtactaGTGTAAGTGCACGTGTATgccatatgtgtgcatgcgtgtgcctgtgtgtatgtctgcacCGTGGCAGAGGACGTGCCCTCTAGGCCCACAGGAAGGAAGTGAGGCTCACGGGAAGCAGCTaaagcccagcccagcctggtcagcccccagccctcctctccGTCCCCGTGGCAGGGTCAGGGACACTATGGGGCAGCACAGAGGGCAGCAGGATGGGGGAGTGCGGCTGGGACGGGACAGTGGCCGGAAGGGACAGGGACAGTGGTCAGGACGGGACAGCGGCCGGCTCTGAGGGGGACTCACCCGGGCTGCGGCCCCGAGAAGGAGCTCCTGTCCAGGAGCACGCGGCCTCCCCCCACGGCGGCCACCTGCCCGGCAGTCAGGTGTGTCCTCCGGGCCCCCGCGTCCCCGGGGCTGGTGGTGCGCACGGAGCGAGCACTGTGGAATGAGCTCTGGCGCCAGGAGGCGCGGGCAGCCCTGCTCTGGGTGGCCCGGCCCAGCGGCCCCAGCGGGCGGCCCgcgccccccacggcccccaggTTCTCCTTGTCCAGCAGGTCCCCGGTGCTGCGGCTGGTGGGGGGCCGCGGGCAGGTGAGTGCGCAGCCGGGGAGGCCGTCGGGGGcccaggcggggcggggcaggggccgcTGCCAGGTGCCCGAGCGGGACGAGCTGCCCAGGACCTCGGAGCGCGCGTAGCGGACGGACCCCCAGGGCTCCCCGGGCGGGCGCTCGGGGCTGCGGTCGGGGGACACTTCCAGGCGGCGCAGAGGCTGGCGCCAAGCGCGCTCCTCCGCCTGGCGCTGCCagcccagccccgagccccacGTGGCCATCCCGTGGCTGCCTCGTCCGTCCCAGGGGCCCAGCTGCTGCATCTGCGGGAGAACACGGGGTCCCAGGTGAGGCGAGCCCCAGGACCCAACTCCCGCTggcccccggagccccccgcaccccagcccagcTGAGCCCCGCCCGCCTCACCTTCGGTGTGTCATAGACTCTGGGCCCGGGGACGTGCCAGCCGCCGCCATCACTGTCCAGCAAGTGCAGGTTGTACACGAACTCGGGGACGCTGCTGGTCCGGTGCAGGCTCCCTgcagggcgcgggcgggcggggtgaGGCGGGACCCACGACACTCTCTGGGGAGCCACGGGccgcagggtgggggcggggggccaacGCGGCACACAgggctcctgtcccctcccccaccatctccCCCTTCCcgaggctcccctcccccactgtgccaGCCACTTAGGACTGTCCCTTGCACTGAGAACCATCCCGACATACTGAGGTCCTCACACCGAGGACCACTGCAGGACATGAggactgaccccccccccccccacacacagtgagATCGTCCCCTCACACAGGGGTCTGTCCCCTCACAACGAGGACGGGGACCTCACACTGAGGACCACTGCTGGACACTGAGGACTGTCCCCTCACAATGACGAATGAATCCTCACACTGATGACCACCTCCTTACACCGAGGACAGTGTCCTTATACAAAGGGGAGCCCCCTCAAAGTGAGGACAATCTCCTCACACTGATGACCATCACGTACATCGAGGACTGTCCCTGTATAGAGGGCCAGCCCCTCACACGGGGGATCAGCCCCTCACACTTAGAACTACTCCCACATACTAAAAACCGGTCCCTCATACTGAGGACCATCCTCTGAGGACTGTCCCCTCACACTGAGAATCGTCCCTTCACAATACAGGCCACCCACCTCACACTGAGGATCGTCCCCTCACACTGAGGATCATCCCCTCACACTGAGGATCGTCTCCTCACACTAAGGACCTTCTCATCACACTGATGACCACCCATTACACTAACGACCGACTCCTTACACCGACAATCATCCCTTCATACTGAGGATAGGCCCTTACCAGTGAGATCCATCCCCTCACACTGAGGACTGTCTCCTCAGAGAAAGGACTGTCTCCTCACTCTGAATACAGTCTCCTTACACTGTGACTTTCCCACACACTgtgcactgtcccctcacacTGAGGACTGTCTCCTCACACTGAGCACCACCTTCTCACACTGAGGCTCTTAACACTGAGGATTGTTCCTGCACACTGAGGATCGTCTACACTGAGAACCACCCACCCCTTCACACATAGGCCCATATCCTTAACGCCGAAGGCCATTCCCTTACACTGAGAACCAACTTCTCACACTGAGGATAGTCCCTTCAGACTGAGGTCCATTTTCTCACACTGAGGACATTCCCCTTACATTCCCCTTACACTGAGGATCGATCCCTCACACTGAGCACTGTCCCTCACAGTGAGAACTGTCTCCTCACCCTGAATACAATCACCTCACACTGATGACTGTCCCCACACACTGAGGACCATCTCTTCAACACTGAGGACTTTCCCCTCATGCTAAGGACCATCATCACACACTGAGGACAATCGTCACAGAGGACTGTCCTTTCACACTGAGGACCGTCCCCTCAGACTGGGGACCAGTCTCCTTATACTGAGGAAAATCCCCTCACACTGAGGAGTGACTGTTCATACTGTAGACTGTCCCCTCATACTGAAGACAGTCCCCTCACATTGAGGATCATATTCTCACACCGAAAACTGTTTTATCACAGTGAGGCTCCTTATGTTGATCCTGCACTCTGATGACCGTCTCTGCAAACTGAAGACCGTCCCCACACACTAAAGATTTCTCCTCCACACAGAGGACTATCTCCTCAACTGATGGCTTTCCCCTCACACTGAGGATCATTCCACACACTGAGAACTTTCCCCTGACAATGATGACTGTCTCTTCACACAGATGACCGTCTCTACACAGATGACCATCTCCTCACACTGATGACCATCTCCTTACACTAGGGCCATCTCATCTCACTGATGACCACCCCTTATACTGAGGACTGTCCCCATACACTGAGGACTGAATCCTTACACTGTGAACCATCCCCTTACACCCAGGATCAACTTATACTGAGCACCATTTTCTCACACTGAGGATTGTCCCTTCACAATGCTGACCATGTCCTCACATAGAGGACAATCCTCACACACTGAGGACCATCTAATTACATTGAGGATCGTCCCCATACACTGAAGACCATCTTCACACACTGAGGCTCCTAACACTGAGGACCGTTCCCACACTGGGAACCATCCCTGCAGTGAGAAAGTCTTCCACTGAGGACCATCCCTTCACATACAGGACCATCTCCTCACACTAAGGAACTTCTCCTTACACTAAGGTCCAGCTCCTCACACTGATGACCATCCACTCACAATGAGGACTGTCTCCTCACACTGAGAATTATCTCATGAGAATTTCTCATTAGACTGAGGAAACAAAAGAATCTCTTGGAACTGCAAAAGTGAGTCACTCTTTGGTTAAAACTCTACTTACTTCCCTTCCAGCTGCCTTTTTATGAGGGGCTCGGATCAGGGTGGGGCAGCAAGGGAAGGGTTCAGCAATGTGCGAACCACACCTCACTCTCTCGTCTCTAACTTCCCTTAGGCCACTCCTGCACCTAGTCAATATTGATTTTGCTGCAAATGGACATCTGTGTCTGGGGACTCTTCCTTCACCCCGTTTCCCGGTCCTCATCATGAGTGGATGCCGGGTCCTTCCTGCCTCCTTTGACAGGATCGTGATGTTTCTGTCTTCCTCTGCTGACAGAGTTGCGTGAACTCTTTGTGTGTGCTGCgcctcctgagcagagccccctggCTCACAGTCACGACACGCTGGCTCTGTTGTTGGGTCTGGCTCTCTGCTGGGCTGTCTGCCCTGCGTCCCTGGGGGATGTCCGTCTGCAACTGgttcttgctttttctttggtggggggtaggggaagCTGGTtacattcaggagttactcctggctctgagctcaggatcactctcGGTGGAGCTCCGGGGGCATATGGGCAgggctcaaacccgggccaggtgtgtgcaaagcaggtgcctttccactgtcctcctcctgccccagaaCTCTCTTCCAAAAGCTCCACAGAGGCTGTCAGGAAAGAGTCCTGCTCCCTCAGTACTCCCAGGAACTCGAGGGGCTGAGGGAGTGAGACACTTCTGGAAGCCTGGGGACGTCTTTTCTGAAGAGGACTATGGACAGCCAACTGGGGAGCAGGGAGTCACCCCCAGGGGCACATACATGGGCCTGGCTGCGGGGGCCCCAGGGAACCGAGGCTGAGAAAAACCTggttccctccctctgcccccagtctcccctgagcagggcaggggcacGGCAGGTGCGGCTGAGTCTGGACAGGCAGCGTCTGCCCGCCCacagccaccccccgccccccgactgGGCAACCAGCAGACGTTTCCAAAGCGCCAATCTGCTCCCTGGCCCCTTAAGCGCCTTGCCCCCAGGGGGCCCCTGCGATCTCGCCTCCCACCCGCAGGAACTGCAGCCCCTGAGCTGGGGCCGGGGCGGGCTGGGGTCTGAGAAGTCACAGGCGCACAGGGGAGGGTGCGGAATGCCGCTGGCAAGATAACAGCAGGAAAGCACAGCGGTGTGTGTGGAGGCGGGGGTGCAGGGTGAAGGGGGACGACAGGGTGAGTGCAGGGCCAGCTCCCTGCCCGCCACCAGGCG
Proteins encoded in this region:
- the PKP2 gene encoding plakophilin-2 isoform X2; this encodes MALALSPGECGYIRTVLGQQILGQLDSSSLALPPDARLQQAGAARSLRVQEQVRQTLARRGRGGAGSLHRTSSVPEFVYNLHLLDSDGGGWHVPGPRVYDTPKMQQLGPWDGRGSHGMATWGSGLGWQRQAEERAWRQPLRRLEVSPDRSPERPPGEPWGSVRYARSEVLGSSSRSGTWQRPLPRPAWAPDGLPGCALTCPRPPTSRSTGDLLDKENLGAVGGAGRPLGPLGRATQSRAARASWRQSSFHSARSVRTTSPGDAGARRTHLTAGQVAAVGGGRVLLDRSSFSGPQPGSGGDVELTLERAVGMLDADCPPGRLSAAATFIQHESFQKAEARRKVHQLRGIPRLLQLLKVPSEDVQRAVCGALRNLVFEDNDNKLEVAELNGVPRLLHVLQLTGDLETKKQITGLLWNLSSSDRLKHLLVSEALATLTESVVVPFSGWPEGDYPKANGLLDLDIFYNVTGCLRNMSSAGPEGRKVMRRSEGLIDSLVHYVRGTIADYQPDDKATENCVCVLHNLSYQLEAELPDPHAQSIYAAQRSAPPDSGRSVGCFGVRSRKVKEWQALPMPEEKSSPKGVEWLWHSIVIRMYLSLIAKSSRTYTQEASLGALQNLTAGSGPMPAAVAQLVVQRENGLQHARKMLHVGEPSVRRAAVSLLRNLSRNLPLQDDIAKETLPDLVSVLPAAVPSTELLIETTASACYTLSNLVQTSLQHARDLLGSGALPKLMAISADDAAVSNKASRAASALLFSLWAHTELHGAYRKAQFKKTDFVNSRTAKAYHSLKD
- the PKP2 gene encoding plakophilin-2 isoform X1, producing the protein MALALSPGECGYIRTVLGQQILGQLDSSSLALPPDARLQQAGAARSLRVQEQVRQTLARRGRGGAGSLHRTSSVPEFVYNLHLLDSDGGGWHVPGPRVYDTPKMQQLGPWDGRGSHGMATWGSGLGWQRQAEERAWRQPLRRLEVSPDRSPERPPGEPWGSVRYARSEVLGSSSRSGTWQRPLPRPAWAPDGLPGCALTCPRPPTSRSTGDLLDKENLGAVGGAGRPLGPLGRATQSRAARASWRQSSFHSARSVRTTSPGDAGARRTHLTAGQVAAVGGGRVLLDRSSFSGPQPGSGGDVELTLERAVGMLDADCPPGRLSAAATFIQHESFQKAEARRKVHQLRGIPRLLQLLKVPSEDVQRAVCGALRNLVFEDNDNKLEVAELNGVPRLLHVLQLTGDLETKKQITGLLWNLSSSDRLKHLLVSEALATLTESVVVPFSGWPEGDYPKANGLLDLDIFYNVTGCLRNMSSAGPEGRKVMRRSEGLIDSLVHYVRGTIADYQPDDKATENCVCVLHNLSYQLEAELPDPHAQSIYAAQRSAPPDSGRSVGCFGVRSRKVKEQWQALPMPEEKSSPKGVEWLWHSIVIRMYLSLIAKSSRTYTQEASLGALQNLTAGSGPMPAAVAQLVVQRENGLQHARKMLHVGEPSVRRAAVSLLRNLSRNLPLQDDIAKETLPDLVSVLPAAVPSTELLIETTASACYTLSNLVQTSLQHARDLLGSGALPKLMAISADDAAVSNKASRAASALLFSLWAHTELHGAYRKAQFKKTDFVNSRTAKAYHSLKD